In Mycobacterium sp. Aquia_213, the sequence GCTGGCGGGCGTGCGCCGCGCTCGGGTTGCTCACGAACCGCGACAGCGAGTTGCACAACCAGGCGAGCGCGGACCGCGCGTCGGGATCGTCCATGGTGTCGCGATGCACCTCCAACTCGGCCAACACCTGGTCGAGTCCGGTGCGCCGTACCTGGGTCGACTTCTCCACCTGCTTGAGCAGCTGTTCGAGCGATCGCGGCGAGGTGCCAGACCCATTGGCACCATCCCGGCGCCGCCATTTCGACCACAATCGCTCGTTTGAAATGGCACACCCTTTTCGACGTTGACGGCCTTTGACCCCTGCCAGCGTAGTGCGTCGAGCCCGGTCGCCGCCCCGGCAGCTCAAGTTGTCACATACGCCCCAGCAGTCACAGCGCGGCTCCCGCGAATCCGGCGCCCAATCGCCTAGTCTGCTCAGCAATGCCCCGCTCAAGAGCTCTCGTACGTTCAGCATCATGCCTGGCAGCGGCCGTTTTCATCACGGCCGCCCCGGCAGCTCTGGGCATGCCGGCCGCGCTCGCGGAGCCGAGCCCCGGGCCCAATGCCGGGGCACCCAACTGCCCGTACAAGGTGAACACCCCGCCGGCGGTGGACTCGTCGGAGGTGCCGCAGGCCGGTGACCCGCCCATCCCGCTGGCGGTGCCCCCCAAGCCGGTGGGCGGCGAGGCTCTGGCCGGCTGCGGCATCGTCGCCGCGCCGGATACTCCGGCACTGCCGACCGACGTCTCCGCGGAGGCCTGGCTGGTCGCGGATCTGGACAGCGGCGCGGTGATCGCGGCCAAGGATCCGCATGGCCGCCACCGCCCGGCCAGCATCATCAAGGTGCTGGTCGCGATGGCGTCGCTGAACGCGTTGCCGCTCAACAAGTCGGTGACCGGAACCGCCGACGACGCGTCCGCCGAGGGCACCAAGGTCGGCGTGGACGACGGCGGCGTCTACACCGTCAACCAGCTGCTGCACGGGCTGCTGATGCACTCCGGTAACGACGCGGCGCACGCGCTGGCGATGCAGCTGGGCGGGATGCAGCAGGCAGTGGAGAAGATCAACGTGCTGGCCGCCAAGCTGGGCGGCCGCGACACCCGGGTGGCGACACCGTCGGGTCTGGACGGGCCCGGCATGAGCACCTCGGCCTACGACATCGGCTTGTTCTACCGATACGCCTGGCAGAACCCGACTTTCGCCAATATCGTCGCGACCCGGAGCTTCGACTTCCCCGGCCACGGCGACCACCCGGGCTACGAGCTGGAGAACGACAACCAGCTGCTCTACAAGTACCCGGGCGCGCTGGGCGGCAAGACCGGCTACACCGACGACGCCGGCCAGACCTTCGTGGGCGCGGCGAACCGTGACGGCCGACGGCTGGTGGCGGTATTGATGCACGGCACCCGGCAGCCGATCGCACCCTGGGAGCAGGCGGCGCATCTGCTGGACTACGGCTTCGCCACCGCGCAGGGCACCCAGGTCGGCGCGCTGATCGAACCCGACCCGTCGCTGGCGCCCAAGCAGGACAGCGCCGCGGACCGGCAGAGCAATGGCGCCCAGGCCGCGGGATTGCTGCCGTCGGCCGACGCGTTGCCGGTGCGGGTCGGCGTGGGCATCATCGGCGCCATCGTCGTGTTCTCGTTGATCATGGTCGCGCGTTCGATGAACCGCCGCACCATATAACGATTAGCAGGAAAGTCTCGATGCCTTAGCGCATCGGCGGTGGCATCTAACGGGGTGCTGAGCAGGCAAAACTATCCCCCGATCGGATACGACCGGACGAGTTATATGTCCACCGGTTGGGGGAACGGATTCATATAACGATTGGCCGAAAAGGCTCGATGCTTTAGCGCATTGACGGTAGCGTAAGTCGCTAACGCTACGAAACATCAAATGGTTTTTCGACCCGGTGACAAAGCACGGGGGTAAAGATGGTTTCGGTTACCCGAGTCGTGAAACGAATGTGGTTGCTGCTGGCCGTTATTGCGATCGCCAGCGTCGCGGGGCTCGGAATCTATCGCCTGCACAGCATGTTCGGCGTTCATGGACATCCCGTTGTCAGGGTCAAGGCTGATCTCGATGATCCAGTGTTCGATCCGAAACAAGTGACCTATGAAGTCTTCGGCCCCGCCACGACCGCAAAGATCGCCTATTTGGATCCCGACGCGCGCGTGCAACGTCTGGAAAATATTCCACTGCCGTGGTCGCAAACGCTGTCGACGACGCTGACTTCGGTCACCGTCAACCTTTTGGCGCAAAGCAGCGGCAGCGTGATCGGCTGCCGAATCAAGGTGAACGGCACGACCAAGGACGAGCGATCCGAGACCGGACCGAAAGCCTTGACCTTCTGCCAGGTGAATGCCGGATGAGCCGGGCACCCAAGATAATCCGCCGATTTGCAGTGCCGATCGTCTTGTTGTGGCTGGGGCTCACAGCCGTGCTCAATATCGGCATCCCGCAGCTGGAAGCGGTCGGCAAAGCGCACTCGGTTTCGATGAGCCCCAAGGGTGGCGCGTCGATTCAGGCGCTCAAGCGGGTGGGACAGGTATTCGGCGAATCCGGTACCGATAACGCGGCCACGATAGTGCTGGAAAGCGATAAACCACTCGGCGACGACGCGCACCGTTTCTATAGCGAGCTGTTGCGGCGGCTTTCGGCCGATACCCAGCATGTCGCCCACATCCAGGACTTCTGGAATGACCCGCTGACCGCGGGGGGATCACAAAGTGCGGACGACAAAGCCGCGTATGTCGTGGTCTACCTCGCCGGCAAGAGTGAAACCGCGGCCTACAACGCGGTCTACGCCGTGCGGCATATCGTCGACACCACGCCGGCGCCGCGCGGGCTCAAGGCGTACGTCACCGGCTCGATGGGGCTGATCGCCGATCAATCCGAGGCCGGCGACAAAAGTATCGCCAGGGTCACCCTGATTACCGGGGTGGTGATCGCGGCGATGCTGCTCTTCATCTACCGGTCTTTCGTCACGATGATCCTCGTCATCGCCATGGTCGGGATTGAGCTGGGGGCAATTCGCGGAGTCGTCAGTTTTCTGGTCTATCACGGCGTTTTCGGCCTTTCGACCTTCGCGGTCAATTTGCTCACCCTGCTGGCCATTGCCGCCAGCACGGACTACGCGATATTCCTGCTCGGCCGCTACCACGAGGCCCGCTACGCGGGAAAGGACCGAGAAGCCGCGTACTTTGCCATGTTTCACGGAACCGCCCACGTGATTCTGGGCTCCGGATTGACCATTGCCGGCGCCATGTATTGCCTCAGCTTTGCCCGATTGCCGTACTTCAAGTCACTCGGGCCGCCCTGCGCGGTGGGCATGTTCGTCGCGGTCCTCGCCGCGCTCACGCTGGGACCTGCGGTGCTGACCGTCGCCAGCTCGTTCAAGCTGTTCGACCCCAAGCGGAGAATGGCCACTCGGCGCTGGCGCCGGGTGGGAACCGCCATCGTCCGCTGGCCCGGCCCGGTGCTCGCGGCGACCTGCGCGGTGGCATTCGTCGGCCTGTTGGCCTTGCCGAATTACCGGACAACTTACGATCTGCGCAGATTCGTGCCGGCCAGCATGCCGGCCGTTGTCGGGGATGCGGCCGCGGGTCGGCACTTTTCGCAGGCCTGGCTCAACCCCGATGTGCTACTGCTCGAATCCGACCACGATATGCGGACTCCCGTCGACATGCTGATCTTGGACAAGGTCGCAAAAGCCGTCTTTCACAGCCCCGGAATCTCACAGGTGAAATCGATAACCCGGCCCCTGGGAACGTCTCTCAAACATACGTCGATTCCGTTCATCATGAGCATGCAAGGTGTGTCGCAGGCCGAAAACATGCAATTCATGAAGGACCGCCTGGACGACATGCTGATTCAGGTACAGGCGATGGATGTCTCGATCGAAACGATGAAGCACATGTATCAGCTCATGGGCGAAATCGTCGACAACACAGTCGATATGGATCACCTCACGCATGACATGTCGAACACCACCGATACGATCAGGGATCACCTCGCGGACCTATCGGATTTCCTTCGCCCGGTCGGCAGTTACTTCTACTGGGAGAAGCACTGCTTCGATATCCCCGCCTGCTGGGCGGTCAGATCGATATTCGAAACGTTCGACAACATCGATCAGCTGAGCGAGAAATTGGAGGATCTCGTCAAGGACATGGATGTCCTCATCCGGCTCTTACCGGAGATGCGCGCGCAGATGCTGCCGATGATTTCGACGATGACGATCATGCGCGACATGATGGTCGTCTGGCACGGCACCCTGTTGTCCTTCTACAAAGAGCAGGAGATGAACACCAAAGACCCCGGCGCCATGGGCCGGGTCTTCGACGCCGCTCAGGTCGACGATTCGTTCTATCTGCCGCAGTCGGCCTTTGAAAACCCGGATTTCAAGCGGGGCCTGAAGATGTTCCTGTCGCCGGACGGCAAGGCGGCGCGCTTCATCATCGCCCTGGACGGAGATCCGTCGACGCCCGAGGGCATCTCTCGCGTCGAGCCGATCCAGCTGGCGGCCAAAGAGGCCATCAAGGGCACCCCGTTGCAGGGCGCCGCGATCTCGATGGGCGGCACCGCTTCGACGTACCGGGACATCCAGGAGGGCGCCTTCTACGATCTGCTGATTGCGGGGGTGGCCGCGATCAGTCTCATTCTGATCATCATGATGATCGTCACCCGAAGCCTCATTGCCGCGGCCGTCATCGTCGGGACGGTGCTGCTGTCCCTGGGCTCCTCCTTCGGGCTGTCCGTGCTGCTCTGGCAGGACATTCTCGGCATCGATTTGTACTGGCTGGTATTGGCGATGTCGTTGATCCTGCTCTTGGCCGTGGGATCGGATTACAACCTGTTGCTGATCTCGCGACTCAAAGAGGAAATCGGCGCCGGATTGAATACCGGAATCATCCGCGCGATGGCCGGCACCGGCGGGGTCGTCACGGCCGCCGGGCTGGTGTTCGCCGTCACCATGTCGCTCTTCGTATTCAGCGACCTGCAGATCATCGGTCAAATCGGCACCACCATCGGCCTGGGATTGTTGTTCGACACCCTGATCGTGCGCGCGTTCATGACGCCGTCGATTGCCGCGTTGCTCGGTCGTTGGTTCTGGTGGCCACAACAAGTGCGCCCGCGCCCGGCCAGTCGGATGCTCAGGGCGTCCGGACCCCGTCGTTTGGTGCGTGCCCTGTTGCTACCGCCGCCCGCCGAGAAAACGCCGGAGATAGCGCAGCCCTAGGCGGCCTGCAGGCTCACCGCCGGTGACGCGGTCGCGAAGGACCGGCGCAGCGGAGTGACCGCTGCCCGACGTGTTTCCGACGGCGGAGCGGTCAGCGACGCCAGCGCGGCGCCGATGGCCAGGATCAGCACCACGACGTCGGGCCAAATGGTGGAGTGGTTCTGCGCGATGTTCCCGAGCACCGCCGCCAGTGCCATGGTTTCGACGGCAACCAGCGTCGAGCTCAACGCGATCAGTGTGCCGCGGTGCGACTCCTCGGCGACCACGCTGAGCCACGAGATCGCCGCGGCGAAGACGGCCTGGGCGGCCACCGTCGCCAGCAGGAACACCGTGCCGTACGCCCAGACGTGGGTCCATTGGCCGTAGACTTCGGCCCCCAAGGTCAGCGTGGCGGCGGCGACACTGAGCAGGGCGCTGCCCAGCATCATGCCGCGCACTCCGAACAGGCGATAGACCTTGCGCCACAGCGGCGACCCGAAAACCAGTCCGATGCTGGACAGGATCACCAGCACATGCAGGCTGCGGCTGTGGTGGGCGGTGCGCAGGGCATAGAAGGTGGTGCCCAGGGTGACCGGACCGAACAACAGGCACGCGACCATGTACCGGCGAAACCACGGCTGAGAGCGGGCGATCGCGATGCCCTCCCGGTAGGTGTCCCGCATCGACATCCGGGTGGTGTTCGAGATGGACCGCACCGGCCCGACGAACAGCGCCGCGATGGCCGAGCCCGCCAGCCCGACGGCACCCAGCCACAACAGATCGCGGCGGTACGCCATCTCGTTGCCGTGGGCCAGCATCGGCACCACGAACAGCGTGACAACGGTGGCCAGCACCGATCCGATGGCACTCTGGAACAGGAACAGCTCGCCGCGGCGCGCCCCGGACAGCTTGCTGGAAACCATATCGGGGTAGGCGACGCCGGCGATCCCCAGCAGAACTCCCGCTGCCGCGCAGGTCAGCAAGAAAACCACTGCGGTGAGGGTGCCGTGCCAGGGAATCATCGCGTCGCACAAGGTCAGGGCGGCCACGCTGGCCGCGATCACGGCCAGCAGCCGGTGCCGCATCTGGCCCACTCGCTGCAGCACCAGTGGAGACACCGAGTTTCCGACGATATCGCCGAGGCAGAAGGCCGGAAAGAGCAGCGCGGCCACCCAGGTCAGACCCTGGTGCGCGCAGATCAACGGCAGTATCACGGTGCCATTGCTGAGTTGCATGCCCGCCGTGTAGAAGGTGCCCTGCGAAAGCAGTCGCCCGAACACGCGCGGTTGTGCCGGGGCGGTGGGCACCAGCGTGACGGACATAACAAAAGAATCTATGGATGGTGACGGGTCAATAACATCCGCCGATCGGACACCTCGGGTGGAATTGCGTTGTCCACCGATCGGGGGACAAGGCGCGGCACCGTTGACCGCCAATGTTTGCTGTGGCACCGTCTTGCGGATGACTGATGCCCTGTACGAGGACTCCGGCCTTCGGCTCGACGAGGACGGAATCACCATCCGGCGCTACTACTTCCCGTTGGCGGGGCCCAAGCGGATCGCCTACGGCGAGATCCGCGGCATCAAGACCGAGCAGATGACCTTCGCGTCCGGCGGAGGCAGGATCTGGGGAGCCACGGATCCGCGCTACTGGTTCCCGCTGGACATCCGCCGGAGCCGCAAAAAGACCCTGCTGGTGCTCGACGTGGGGGCGCGGGTCAAGCCGTGCATCACCCCCGACGACCCCGACCGCGTCATCGAATTGCTCCGCGATCGGGTATCGACCACTTGAGGGGTCCGCGTATTGGGCTCACCGGCGCCAGTGTCGGTCTCATTTACGGTTACGACCTGTCCATCATCGCCGGCGCGCAGCTGTTCGTCACCGAAGATTTCGCACTCACCACATCTCAACAAGAACTGCTGACGACGATGGCGGTGATCGGCCAGATCGGCGGAGCCCTGGGTGCCGGGGTGCTCGCCAATGCGATCGGCCGGAAAAAATCGATCGTGCTGATCCTGGTCGCGTACGCGACGTTCGCGCTGCTGGGTGCGTTCTCGGCGTCATTGCCAATGCTGCTGGCGGCGCGACTACTGCTGGGTGTGACCATCGGTGTGATGGTGGTGGTCGTCCCGGTGTACATCGCGGAATCGGCTCCGGCGGCGGTGCGCGGCGCGTTGCTGACGACCTATCAGCTGGCGATCGTCAGCGGCCTGATCGTCGGGTACCTCGCCGGGTACCTGTTGGCCGGCAGCCACAGCTGGCGCTGGATGCTCGGGCTGGCCGCCGCGCCGGTGCTGCTGTTGCTGCCGTTGGTGATTCGGCTGCCCGACACGGCTCGGTGGTACCTGCTCAAAGGGCGCGTCGACGATGCGCGGCGCGCGCTGCTGCGCGTGGAGCCCGCCGCGAACGCCGACGAAGAACTTGCCGAGATTCACCGCGCGCTGGGCGAAGGTGGTGGCGGCATCTCCGAGATGCTGCGACCGCCGTATCTGCGGGCCACCCTGTTCGTGATTGCGCTCGGCTTCCTGCTCCAGATCACCGGCATCAACGCGATCATCTACTACAGCCCCCGAATATTCGAAGCCATCGGATTCACCGGCAATTTCGCGCTGTTGGGCCTGCCGGCCCTGGTCCAGGTCGCCGGTTTGGCAGCGGTGGGCGCGGCGTTGACGCTCGTTGATCGAGTCGGCAGGCGCCCAATCCTGTTGTGCGGCATCGCCATGATGATCGTCGCCGACATCGTGCTGACCGCGGTGTTCGCCCGCGGGCCGGGCGGCGCAATACTCGGGTTCGCCGGCATCCTGTTGTTCATCGTCGGCTACACGCTGGGTTTTGGCTCCCTGGGCTGGGTGTACGCCAGCGAGAGCTTCCCCACCCGGCTGCGGTCCATCGGGTCCAGCGTCATGCTGACCTCCAACCTGATTGCCAACGCGATCGTCGCGGCGGTCTTCCTGACCATGCTGCATTCCCTTGGCGGCGCAGGGACTTTCGCGGTGTTCGGGGTCTTGGCCGTCGTGGCGTTCGGCTTCGTGTACCGGTATGCACCGGAGACCAAGGGACGCCCGCTCGAGGACATCCGGCACTTCTGGGAAAACGGCGGCCGCTGGGAAGACCCGTGCCCCTGATCCGCGCGGGCACCGTCATCCTCGACGACCAGGTCTGCCGGCCGGGATGGCTACAGATCGCCGGTGCACAGATTCTCGCCTGCGGGGCGGGTGACCCGCCCGCGCAACCCGACCGGGACTTCCCGGATTCCCTGGTGGTGCCCGGGTTTATCGACATGCATGTGCACGGTGGCGGCGGCGCCTCTTACCTGGCCGCCGAACAGATCGCCGAGGCGGCGCAGTTCCACCGGCGGCACGGCACCACCACGACACTGGCCAGTCTGGTCACCGCCGCACCCGGCACGCTGATCGCGGGCGTGCGCGCGCTGGCCGACGCCACCCGATCCGGCACCGTCGCGGGCATCCACCTGGAGGGGCCGTGGCTGTCCACGGCACGTTGCGGAGCACACGATCCGACCCAGATGCGCGATCCCGAACCCGCCGAGATCGACGACGTCCTGGCCGCCGGCGAGGGCACGATCCGGATGGTCACGCTGGCACCGGAGCGACCCGGCAGCAGCGAGGCGATCCGGCGCTTTCTGGACGCGGGTGTCGTTGTCGCCGTTGGGCATACCGATGCGACCTATGAGCGAACCCAGCAGGCGATCGCCCTGGGTGCCACGGTCGGCACGCATCTGTTCAACGCGATGCCGCCCCTGCACCATCGTGAGCCCGGACCGGCACTCGCGCTGCTGGAAAGCCCCGACGTGACCGTCGAGCTGATCCCCGACGGCGTGCACGTACACCCCGCCGCGGTGCACGCGGTCGTCCGGGCGGCCGGGCCCGACCGGGTCGCCGTGATCACCGACGCCATCGCCGCGGCCGGATGTGAGGACGGCGCCTACCAGCTCGGCGCGGTGCACATCGACGTGGAGTCGGGGGTAGCCCGGGTGCACGCGACGTCGACGATCGCCGGCAGCACCGCCACGATGGATCAGCTGTTCCGCACGGTTTCGCGGCTCGGCCCGAACGCCGATGCCGCACTGGTCGCCGCGGTCCAGATGACCTCGGGGACACCAGCGCGGGCGCTGGGCCTACAGCGGGTGGGCGTGCTGCAGGCCGGCTACGACGCCAATCTCGTTGTGCTGGACCGTGAATTGCGGGTCACGGCCGTGATGGCGCAGGGCGCCTGGCGCTAACGCAGCCAGCGGGTCAGCCGGGAAAAGGCAAGCGCGCCAACGGCTCCCATCGCCATAGCGGTCAGCGTCTGCCGGGTGCTGATTCCCTCGTCCAGCAGCACCCGCGGAGCGATGATCGCGGGCGCCGGAGGCGGGGCGTACTTGCTGCGCGGATCATTGAAAAGCGTGGCGGCCCAGGCGGTGGCGAAGAGCACGAGATACCCGGTGACGTAGGCGAACACCATCAGGCCCAGCACCGGCCCGAACGTCGCACCGGCCGGACTGCGCAGCACCACCCGCAGGTATATCGAGGCCACCTGCTTGAACAGCTCGAAGCCGATCGCCGCGAGCAAGCCGGCCCGTGCCGAGGCGACGAGGCTGACCTTGTGTCGCGGCAACCGGCCGATCATCCAGGTGAACAGCATCCACGAAACAACCAGCGACACCAGTATCGAAAGGCCCCGGAAGAGCTCGCCGAAGATCGAGAAATCCGGTACGCCAGCCCATTTCAGGACCGCGCGCATCGGTGCCGCGTGCCCGAGCGCGGTGAGCACGAGGGTGGCGAGGATGACCACGAACGTCCCCAGCATCGCAACCAGATCGGACAACTTTTCGCGCACGAAGCCCGCCGACTGCAGTGGTTCGTCCCACCACATCTCGGTCACCGCCGCGCGCATATGCGACATCCAGCCAAGCCCGGCCCACGCCGAGGCGGCCAGCCCGATGACACCGACCGACGTGCGCGCGTTGATCGCCGAATTCATCAAGTCCACCAGCTGCTGGCCGAGCGCGCCCGAGACCGCGTCGCGGATGTGGTCGTCGATGTTGGCGAGCAGCTTAGGATCCTGGGCCAGCATGAAACCGACGACCGCGAAACTGACCATCAGCAAAGGGAATAGCGCGAAGATCGTGTAATACGTCAGGCCGGCCGCCAGGAAGCCGCCGTTGCGCTCGTCGAAATGCTTGTAGGCGCGCAGCACGTGGTCGAGCCATCCGAACCGGGCCCGCAACCTGTCGAGGATCCCTGGCTTGGCCGGCTCGTCCATGATGAACGCACTACCTCCGTTGCGGAAGAAACCCCAGCCGATCGTAGACCCGCTGGACCGTTTTTCCGGCCACCTGGTCGGCGCGCTCGGCGCCGGCCGCCAGCACGGTCTCCAATTCGGCCAGATCCGCAGTCAATTCGTCGACCCGGGCCTTGATCGGGGCGACGAATTCGACGACGGCTTCGGCGGTCTCCTTCTTCAGATCGCCGTAGCCCCGCCCGGAGTAGCCGTCGACGAGCTTGGCGATGTCGACCCCGGTGACCGCCGATTGGATGGTCAGCAGGTTCGATACGCCGGGCTTGGCCTCGGTGTCAAAGCGGATCTCGCGCTCGCTGTCGGTCACGGCCGAGCGAATCTTCTTGGCGGACAACGCCGGATCGTCGAGCAGGTTGATCAAGCCGGTATCGGTGGCCGCCGATTTGCTCATCTTCGACGTCGGGTCGGCCAGATCGTAGATTTTGGCGGTGGCCTTCGGAATGAACATGTCCGGGACGACGAACGTGCCCGGGAAGCGGCTGTTGAACCGCTCCGCGATGTCGCGGGCCAGCTCGAGGTGCTGGCGCTGGTCCTCACCGACGGGCACCAGATCGGTGTCGTAGGCCAGCACGTCGGCGGCCTGCAGCACCGGATAGGTGAACAGCCCGACGGTGGTCGAGTCGGTGCCCTGGCGCTGCGACTTGTCCTTGAACTGCGTCATCCGCGACGCCTGCCCGAAGCCGGTGAAGCAGCCCAGCACCCACGCCAACTGAGTGTGGGCGGGCACATGGCTTTGCACGAAGACGGTGCTGCGGGCCGGATCGATCCCCAGCGCCAGGTACTGGGCGGCGGTGACCAGGGTCCGGCGTCGCAACGCCTCGGGGTCCTGCGCGACGGTGATCGCGTGCAGATCGACCACGCAGAAGAAGGCGTCGTGGTCGTCCTGCAGCGCAACCCACTGGGTGACCGCGCCCAGGGCGTTGCCGAGGTGAAGCGAATCAGATGTGGGCTGCACGCCGGAGAAAATCCGGCTGGGTCCGGTAGCGGTGCTCATGATGTCCCGATCTTTTCACGCGCGGCTTTACGCGCGCGGCCCGCGGCCCGTGCGCGTTTCGGTACCGGCGGTACTGGGTAAAGTCGAGGGCATGACCTCTCGTGCGCCGATTCAGCTCGGTTCCGGAGAGCCGGTGCTGCTGCTACACGGCTTCCTGATGTCGCAGACGGTGTGGGAGCCGGTGGCGCCACAGCTGGCCGATACCGGCCGCTTCGAGGTGTTCGCCCCGACGATGGCCGGGCACAATGGCGGACCGTACGCCGGCACCTGGCTGCTGAGCTCGTCGGTGCTGGCCGACCACATCGAGCGCCAGCTCGACGAGCTGGGCTGGGACTCCGCCCACATCGTCGGCAACTCGCTGGGCGGCTGGGTGGCCTTCGAGCTCGAGCGTCGGGGCCGGGCCCGCAGCGTCACCGGCATCGGTGCCGCCGGCGGCTGGACCCGCTGGAGCCCGGTCAAATTCGAGGTCATCGGCAAGTTCATCGCCGGCATGCCGATGTTGGCGCTGGCCCGCCTGTTCGGCGCGCGCACGCTGCAGCTGCCGCTGAGCCGCCGGCTGGCCACCCTGCCGCTGACGGCATCGCCGGACGGGATCAGCGAGCGCCAGCTGTCCGTCGTCGTCGATGACGCCGCGCACTGCCCGGCCTACTTCCAGCTGCTCGCCAAATCGCTGACCGATCCCGGTCTGCTGAAGTTGGCCAATACCGCGGTGCCGGTTCAGCTGGTGCTCTGCGAGAAGGATCG encodes:
- the trpS gene encoding tryptophan--tRNA ligase — translated: MSTATGPSRIFSGVQPTSDSLHLGNALGAVTQWVALQDDHDAFFCVVDLHAITVAQDPEALRRRTLVTAAQYLALGIDPARSTVFVQSHVPAHTQLAWVLGCFTGFGQASRMTQFKDKSQRQGTDSTTVGLFTYPVLQAADVLAYDTDLVPVGEDQRQHLELARDIAERFNSRFPGTFVVPDMFIPKATAKIYDLADPTSKMSKSAATDTGLINLLDDPALSAKKIRSAVTDSEREIRFDTEAKPGVSNLLTIQSAVTGVDIAKLVDGYSGRGYGDLKKETAEAVVEFVAPIKARVDELTADLAELETVLAAGAERADQVAGKTVQRVYDRLGFLPQRR
- a CDS encoding alpha/beta fold hydrolase, with amino-acid sequence MLLHGFLMSQTVWEPVAPQLADTGRFEVFAPTMAGHNGGPYAGTWLLSSSVLADHIERQLDELGWDSAHIVGNSLGGWVAFELERRGRARSVTGIGAAGGWTRWSPVKFEVIGKFIAGMPMLALARLFGARTLQLPLSRRLATLPLTASPDGISERQLSVVVDDAAHCPAYFQLLAKSLTDPGLLKLANTAVPVQLVLCEKDRVVPASRFNRHFTEFLPSGTRITELEGVGHVPMFEAPDRVAEVISGFIDDCTRPARVVEPPAS